A stretch of the Triplophysa dalaica isolate WHDGS20190420 chromosome 19, ASM1584641v1, whole genome shotgun sequence genome encodes the following:
- the LOC130408228 gene encoding macrophage mannose receptor 1-like, whose amino-acid sequence MLPLLLISGFITCTLCVPRQYTFVNESKTWTEAQSYCRDKYTDLVTVENEQETVQLLNTVNDYNSTDLAWIGLYDDLNSWKWALEDSEFFSQEQKQFRNWYKQEPVNYGGQSLCVYMYAYYGRWYTANCDNTLLLSAMTLTDTAEKITQTLSVSGMKMKTRRSEIHSRITITGAFGLVCTELDLGQIRVTLHSVTGGQENRSNAGNSEHCTAVSFSDDGKWTDENCNNILPFICYNLSYLASSRQYHFITVNKSWSEAQTYCRQNYIDLATIDNMTEMNSVMNTVNGSYNGSAWIGQYDDVNSWRWSLDDDDFYQDGEREFRNWNHQPDNYGGNELCVYMNYDGEWFDSSCDNPLSFVCYNRSSITQSYVRVDDGRSWTEAQRYCREYHTDLANVRNQTENQKILEITGGNVWIGLYRNRIWSNGQNTKYLNWKPETPYSYPQPDNGNYAYGQRGNQRCTAVSFRYSGRWTDENCLSNMPFICYSRTCTQSSCSVHQYHFISENKSWSEAQTYCRQNYIDLATIDNMTEMNKLIKTVRGIYFGSAWIGLYDDLKIWRWSLGNTELGGGFKSWYVQQPTNWNGQRLCVSVILQRNME is encoded by the exons ATGTTACCACTGCTTCTTATCTCAG GTTTTATCACCTGCACCTTGTGTGTTCCACGTCAGTATACTTTTGTAAATGAATCCAAGACATGGACAGAAGCTCAGAGCTACTGTAGAGATAAATACACTGATCTGGTCACCGTTGAAAATGAACAAGAGACGGTGCAGTTACTCAACACAGTGAATGACTATAACTCCACTGATCTGGCCTGGATTGGACTCTATGATGATCTGAACAGTTGGAAATGGGCTCTAGAGGACAGTGAATTCTTCAGTCAGGAACAGAAACAGTTCAGGAACTGGTATAAACAAGAGCCAGTGAATTATGGAGGACAGAGTCtatgtgtgtacatgtatgCATACTATGGGAGATGGTATACAGCAAATTGCGACAACACACTTCTTTTATCTGCTATGACG CTCACAGATACTGCAGAGAAAATCACACAGACCTTGTCAGTGTCAGGAATGAAGATGAAAACCAGAAGATCCGAAATTCACTCAAGAATTACTATTACGGGAGCGTTTGGATTGGTCTGTACAGAACTAGATCTTGGTCAGATCAGAGTAACTCTACATTCAGTAACTGGAGGTCAGGAGAACCGAAGTAATGCAGGAAACAGTGAACACTGTACTGCTGTGTCATTCAGTGATGATGGGAAATGGACGGATGAAaactgcaataatattttaccatttatttGCTATAATC tgtCGTATTTGGCATCATCCCGTCAGTATCACTTTATAACAGTGAATAAGAGCTGGTCTGAAGCTCAGACATACTGCAGACAGAATTACATTGATCTGGCCACCATTGATAACATGACAGAGATGAACAGTGTGATGAACACAGTTAATGGGAGTTATAATGGATCAGCCTGGATTGGACAGTATGATGATGTCAACAGCTGGAGATGGTCACTGGATGATGATGATTTCTATcaggatggagagagagaattcAGAAACTGGAATCATCAACCAGACAACTATGGTGGAAATGagctgtgtgtttatatgaattATGATGGCGAATGGTTTGATTCATCATGTGACAATCCCTTGTCATTTGTTTGCTACAATA GGAGCAGTATCACGCAGAGTTACGTCAGAGTTGATGACGGAAGAAGCTGGACAGAagctcagagatactgcagagaaTATCACACAGATCTCGCCAATGTGAGAAACCAGACAGAGAATCAGAAGATCCTGGAGATTACAGGTGGTAACGTCTGGATTGGTCTGTACAGGAACAGGATTTGGTCAAATGGTCAAAATACCAAATATCTAAACTGGAAACCAGAAACTCCATATTCATACCCACAACCAGATAATGGAAATTATGCTTATGGCCAGAGGGGTAACCAGCGCTGCACtgctgtatcattcagatatTCAGGCAGATGGACAGATGAGAACTGCTTATCCAACATGCCCTTCATCTGCTACAGTA GAACCTGCACACAATCATCTTGCAGTGTCCATCAGTATCACTTTATATCTGAGAATAAGAGCTGGTCTGAAGCTCAGACATACTGCAGACAGAATTACATTGATCTGGCCACCATTGATAACATGACAGAGATGAACAAACTCATTAAAACAGTACGAGGGATTTACTTTGGTTCAGCCTGGATTGGACTGTATGACGATCTGAAGATCTGGAGATGGTCTCTGGGAAACACAGAGTTAGGAGGAGGTTTTAAAAGCTGGTATGTTCAGCAACCAACAAACTGGAATGGACAGAGACTCTGTGTGTCCGTCATATTACAGAGGAATATGGAATGA